A genomic window from Companilactobacillus alimentarius DSM 20249 includes:
- a CDS encoding UDP-N-acetylglucosamine 1-carboxyvinyltransferase, protein MQKLVINGGKKLSGEVTIGGAKNSTVALIPAAILSETPVVLDSVPQIRDVKNLRSILKDMNVTSEMNNDVLKIDPTKIHFAELPSGKVSSLRASYYFMGAMLGRFGKAVVGFPGGDDIGPRPIDQHIKGFEALGAHVENRHGQIIITTPEEGLKGAKIFLDMVSVGATINVILAAVKAKGTTIIENAAKEPEIIDLATFLNNMGAVIRGVGTETIRIEGVETLRSNNAHTIIPDRIEAGTYLSLAAANGGDILVKNIISEHLDAFLAKLDEMGVNLEVGEDSIFVKPSPNLKAVNIKTMPYPGFATDLQQPITPLLMKASGEAMVVDTIYPKRVKHIAQLTKMGANITSENDLIFVHGGTKLKGANVTAEEIRAGACLMIAGLLADGQTVIDHAENILRGYDQVVWKLHCLNADVKLIGKDDLV, encoded by the coding sequence ATGCAAAAACTTGTAATCAACGGTGGGAAAAAATTATCAGGTGAAGTGACAATTGGCGGAGCTAAGAATAGTACCGTAGCTTTGATTCCAGCTGCCATTTTGTCTGAGACACCTGTAGTGTTAGATTCGGTACCACAAATTAGAGATGTAAAAAATTTGCGTTCAATTTTAAAAGATATGAACGTTACTTCTGAAATGAATAATGATGTACTAAAAATTGATCCAACAAAAATCCATTTTGCTGAATTACCTAGTGGAAAAGTTAGTAGCTTGAGAGCTTCATATTATTTTATGGGAGCAATGCTAGGTCGTTTTGGTAAAGCAGTTGTTGGTTTTCCCGGTGGGGATGATATTGGACCACGTCCGATCGATCAACATATCAAAGGATTTGAAGCACTAGGTGCACACGTTGAGAACAGACATGGGCAAATCATTATTACAACTCCTGAAGAAGGTCTTAAAGGAGCTAAAATCTTTTTAGATATGGTTTCAGTAGGGGCAACAATTAATGTTATTCTGGCAGCTGTTAAGGCTAAGGGAACAACTATAATTGAAAATGCTGCTAAGGAGCCAGAAATTATTGATTTAGCAACATTTTTGAATAACATGGGAGCAGTCATTCGTGGTGTAGGGACAGAAACTATTAGAATTGAAGGTGTAGAGACACTTCGTTCGAATAATGCCCACACTATTATTCCAGACCGGATCGAAGCGGGAACTTATTTGAGTTTAGCTGCAGCTAATGGTGGTGATATTTTGGTGAAAAATATTATCAGTGAACATTTGGATGCCTTTTTAGCTAAGCTTGATGAAATGGGCGTTAATTTAGAGGTTGGTGAAGATAGTATCTTCGTTAAACCCTCTCCTAATCTAAAGGCCGTTAATATTAAGACAATGCCATATCCAGGTTTTGCGACAGATCTTCAACAACCAATTACTCCATTACTGATGAAAGCTAGTGGTGAGGCAATGGTCGTTGATACAATCTATCCAAAACGAGTAAAACATATTGCTCAATTGACAAAAATGGGTGCTAATATCACTAGCGAAAATGATCTGATTTTTGTTCATGGCGGTACCAAATTAAAGGGCGCTAATGTGACAGCAGAAGAGATCAGAGCAGGAGCTTGTTTGATGATTGCCGGACTATTGGCTGATGGTCAAACCGTGATTGATCATGCTGAAAATATTTTACGTGGATACGATCAAGTTGTTTGGAAACTTCATTGCTTGAACGCTGATGTAAAATTGATCGGCAAAGATGATTTGGTTTAG
- a CDS encoding type B 50S ribosomal protein L31, protein MKQGIHPDYHQVVFMDSSTGKKFLAGSTVESQETTDYEGKEYPLIRVEISSDSHPFYTGKQKFAQADGRIDRFNKKYGLDNK, encoded by the coding sequence ATGAAACAAGGAATTCACCCAGATTACCATCAAGTTGTCTTCATGGACTCATCAACAGGTAAGAAATTCTTAGCTGGTTCAACTGTTGAATCTCAAGAAACAACTGATTACGAAGGTAAAGAATACCCATTAATTCGTGTTGAAATCTCATCAGATTCACATCCTTTCTACACTGGTAAACAAAAGTTTGCTCAAGCAGATGGACGTATCGACCGTTTCAACAAGAAATATGGTTTGGACAACAAATAA
- the abc-f gene encoding ribosomal protection-like ABC-F family protein: MGTIQIENVSFKYDQMADNLFNTLNLKIDESWKLGLIGRNGRGKTTLMKMLLGQLQYRGQIISNLNFYYYPQTVVDKNIPTVEVVKNLAHLEDYDLWKIEIELEKLQVDVDILQQEFSTLSPGEKTKVLLAILFVDESGFQLIDEPTNHLDVEGRKIVSEYLKGKKGFIVISHDKSFLNPVIDHVISIDRSDVAVYKGNFDTWQKQWELQNQHEVNEKVQLQKDINRLHETAVKRENWSRQTEAHKNRKQYHEKVHLNKGFIGTKAAKMMKKAKTAEKRVNSAIDEKKTLLKNIEIEAPLELNYEKRNHPDIFVQVENLKLRHEDIVTPEVNFKVKCNQVVSLVGPNGIGKTTIFRQIMGLSQPFTQTGNILMANNLKISYLRQDNELKGTIRQLSTQKQIEPELVFSNLRKLGFERYLFEQPIEQMSQGQRRKVALAVSLSEEANLYFWDEPLNYLDVITRQQIIEAIKKQHPTMLLIDHDIDLINSVSSKKIELRK; encoded by the coding sequence ATGGGAACAATTCAAATAGAAAATGTCAGTTTCAAATATGACCAAATGGCGGATAACTTATTTAATACTTTGAATTTGAAAATCGATGAAAGTTGGAAATTAGGTTTAATCGGTCGAAATGGTCGAGGGAAAACAACGTTGATGAAAATGTTGCTAGGCCAATTGCAGTATCGAGGTCAGATTATCTCCAATTTGAATTTTTACTATTATCCACAGACGGTTGTTGATAAAAATATTCCAACCGTTGAAGTCGTTAAGAATTTAGCACATTTAGAAGATTACGACCTTTGGAAAATTGAAATTGAGTTAGAGAAGTTACAAGTTGATGTGGATATTTTGCAACAAGAATTTTCAACATTGAGTCCAGGTGAAAAAACTAAAGTTTTATTGGCAATTTTGTTTGTTGATGAATCAGGTTTTCAATTAATTGATGAACCAACCAATCATCTAGATGTTGAAGGTAGAAAGATTGTTTCAGAATATCTCAAAGGGAAAAAAGGTTTTATTGTGATTAGCCATGATAAGAGCTTTTTAAATCCAGTAATTGACCATGTCATTTCGATTGATCGTAGTGATGTAGCGGTGTACAAGGGAAATTTTGATACTTGGCAAAAGCAGTGGGAATTACAAAATCAACATGAAGTTAATGAAAAGGTTCAATTGCAAAAGGATATCAATCGCTTGCATGAGACTGCTGTAAAACGTGAGAATTGGTCACGCCAAACAGAAGCACATAAGAATCGGAAACAATATCACGAAAAGGTGCATCTTAATAAAGGTTTTATCGGAACCAAGGCTGCTAAAATGATGAAAAAAGCTAAGACGGCTGAGAAGCGTGTTAATTCTGCAATTGACGAAAAGAAAACTTTGTTGAAAAACATCGAAATAGAAGCACCACTGGAATTAAATTACGAAAAAAGAAATCATCCTGACATATTTGTGCAAGTGGAGAATTTAAAATTGAGACACGAGGATATTGTGACTCCAGAAGTAAATTTTAAAGTGAAATGCAATCAAGTAGTGTCTTTAGTCGGACCGAATGGAATTGGTAAGACGACAATCTTTAGACAAATTATGGGATTGTCACAACCTTTTACACAGACTGGTAATATTTTGATGGCTAATAATTTAAAGATTTCTTATTTGCGACAAGATAATGAATTAAAGGGGACTATTAGACAGTTATCAACACAAAAACAAATTGAACCGGAACTGGTTTTTTCAAATTTACGTAAATTAGGTTTTGAACGTTATCTCTTTGAACAACCAATAGAACAGATGAGTCAAGGTCAACGTCGGAAAGTGGCTCTGGCAGTCAGCTTGTCGGAAGAAGCTAATCTGTACTTCTGGGATGAACCGCTGAATTATTTAGACGTCATCACGCGGCAACAAATTATCGAAGCAATAAAAAAACAACATCCAACGATGTTGTTGATTGACCATGATATTGACTTAATCAATTCAGTTTCTAGTAAAAAGATTGAACTACGTAAATGA
- a CDS encoding DEAD/DEAH box helicase produces the protein MKFKELDLDPRLLSAVNEAGFEETTPIQAQTIPLVMTGDDVIGQAQTGTGKTAAFGLPILNAVDTQSSNIQALIISPTRELAIQTQEELYRLGSDKKVKVQCVYGGSDIRRQIRALKNHPQIVVGTPGRMLDHINRHTLKLGNVKTVVLDEADEMLDMGFVEDIENILSNVPHEHQTLLFSATMPKPIMKIADKFMTDPKVVKIKSKELTADKIEQYFVKAREFEKFDLMTRLFDVQAPELALIFGRTKRRVDELTRGLQARGYNAEGIHGDLSQDKRTSVLRKFKSGKLDFLVATDVAARGLDISGVSHVYNYDIPQDPDSYVHRIGRTGRAGHSGVSVTFVTPNEMSYLRTIENLTKKRMEPLAPPTDKEVLKGQLESVKEDIKDTLEHDKHLDRFDSAVEELLANYSAEDIARVFLSETIKDAESVPIKIAPERPLPSRKVSHSRSGHGRRGKYNHHRGGGNGENNHRRRRNDRRDNHNDKHGDSKHREHDNKRNGRSKKSFKIRTNL, from the coding sequence GTGAAATTTAAAGAATTAGATTTAGATCCCAGATTACTGAGCGCCGTTAACGAAGCAGGCTTTGAGGAAACAACACCTATCCAAGCCCAAACAATTCCACTAGTTATGACTGGTGATGACGTTATTGGACAAGCTCAAACTGGTACAGGAAAGACGGCAGCCTTTGGTTTACCAATTTTAAATGCCGTTGATACTCAATCAAGTAACATTCAAGCATTGATTATCTCTCCAACTAGAGAATTAGCTATTCAAACACAAGAAGAACTTTACCGCTTAGGTAGTGACAAGAAGGTTAAGGTTCAATGTGTCTATGGTGGATCAGATATTAGAAGACAGATCCGTGCCTTGAAGAATCACCCTCAGATCGTGGTTGGTACTCCCGGAAGAATGCTTGACCACATCAACCGTCACACCTTAAAACTTGGCAATGTCAAGACTGTTGTACTTGACGAAGCTGATGAAATGCTAGATATGGGATTCGTTGAAGATATTGAAAATATCCTTTCAAACGTTCCTCATGAACATCAAACATTGCTTTTCTCAGCTACAATGCCAAAACCTATCATGAAGATTGCTGATAAATTCATGACTGATCCTAAGGTTGTCAAAATTAAATCAAAGGAATTAACTGCTGACAAGATCGAACAATATTTTGTTAAAGCTAGAGAATTTGAAAAGTTTGACTTGATGACTCGTTTATTCGATGTTCAAGCTCCAGAACTAGCATTGATTTTCGGACGGACAAAGCGTCGTGTTGATGAATTGACACGTGGTTTGCAAGCTCGTGGTTACAATGCTGAAGGTATTCATGGTGACCTGTCACAAGATAAACGTACTAGCGTTTTACGTAAGTTCAAGTCAGGTAAACTAGACTTTTTAGTTGCAACTGATGTTGCTGCTCGTGGTTTGGATATTTCTGGTGTATCACATGTTTATAACTATGATATTCCTCAAGATCCAGACAGTTATGTTCACCGTATTGGACGTACAGGTCGTGCCGGACACTCTGGTGTTTCTGTAACTTTTGTTACACCAAACGAAATGAGTTATCTACGTACAATTGAAAACTTAACTAAGAAACGTATGGAACCACTTGCTCCACCAACTGATAAAGAGGTTCTTAAAGGACAATTGGAATCAGTTAAGGAAGATATCAAGGATACTTTGGAACATGACAAGCACTTGGATCGTTTCGATTCAGCTGTTGAAGAATTGTTAGCCAATTATTCTGCTGAAGATATTGCTCGCGTGTTCTTAAGCGAGACTATCAAGGATGCCGAGAGTGTTCCTATCAAGATTGCTCCTGAAAGACCACTTCCATCACGTAAAGTTAGTCATAGTAGATCAGGACATGGTCGTCGTGGTAAGTACAACCATCATCGTGGTGGCGGAAATGGTGAAAATAATCACCGTAGAAGACGCAATGATCGTCGTGATAATCACAATGATAAACATGGTGATAGTAAACATCGCGAACATGATAACAAACGTAATGGTCGTAGCAAGAAGTCATTCAAGATCAGAACAAATCTTTAA
- a CDS encoding UDP-N-acetylmuramoyl-tripeptide--D-alanyl-D-alanine ligase, translating to MKMKLREVYSALKIESENIPDVEITGVCFDSRKAKTGDLFFPLQGERDGHEFINSAIEHGVSATIWQNDHDIPNNKIPYVTVEDVSKAFETLAKYYLRKVNPRVIAVTGSNGKTTTKDMIAKILSTSNNVAKTPQNFNNEIGVPYTILNMPTNTEVLVVEMGMDRPGQIDHLSNIASPDISVITMIGEAHIEFFGTRDKIADAKMEIVNHLHEDGAFVYNGDEPLLLERAEKVDQLKFKFGNHTSNDLYATEIVPGKTTTKFKVNLWPELDFEIPMMGEYNVNNALAAMLVGRISHIKPEAMQKALQELFVTANRTEWMKAKNGADILSDVYNSNPTAAIEVLHSLKDIKTGRKIIVLGDMLELGDAAKSLHESLASHIDPKDFAKVYLVGDDMKYLRDKLSDKYNSSNLLWYGKDQLSELTSNLQQELQPSDTILLKASHGIHLESVLHELI from the coding sequence ATGAAGATGAAGTTAAGGGAAGTTTACTCAGCACTAAAAATCGAAAGTGAAAATATACCAGATGTTGAAATAACCGGGGTTTGTTTCGACAGTCGCAAGGCAAAAACTGGAGATTTGTTTTTCCCATTGCAAGGGGAGCGCGATGGGCATGAGTTCATTAACAGTGCAATTGAGCATGGCGTTAGCGCCACTATTTGGCAAAACGACCATGATATTCCAAATAACAAAATCCCATATGTGACAGTTGAAGATGTTTCAAAAGCGTTTGAAACTTTAGCCAAATATTATTTAAGAAAAGTTAATCCACGAGTTATTGCCGTGACCGGTAGCAACGGTAAAACAACTACCAAGGATATGATTGCTAAAATTCTCAGTACAAGCAATAATGTTGCTAAAACACCTCAAAACTTCAATAATGAAATAGGTGTGCCATACACAATCTTAAATATGCCGACTAACACAGAAGTGTTGGTTGTTGAAATGGGCATGGATCGTCCTGGTCAAATTGATCATTTAAGCAATATTGCTAGCCCAGATATTTCTGTTATTACCATGATTGGAGAAGCACACATCGAATTCTTTGGTACTAGAGACAAAATTGCCGATGCCAAAATGGAAATCGTAAATCACCTGCATGAAGATGGCGCCTTTGTTTATAACGGAGATGAACCATTATTGTTAGAACGTGCTGAGAAAGTAGATCAGCTTAAATTTAAGTTCGGCAATCACACTTCCAATGATCTTTATGCAACTGAAATAGTTCCTGGTAAAACAACTACTAAATTCAAAGTTAATTTGTGGCCAGAACTTGATTTCGAGATTCCAATGATGGGTGAATACAATGTTAATAATGCTCTAGCAGCAATGTTGGTTGGTCGAATCTCTCATATTAAACCGGAAGCTATGCAAAAAGCTTTACAAGAATTATTTGTGACTGCAAATAGAACTGAATGGATGAAGGCTAAAAATGGTGCTGATATTTTGAGCGACGTTTATAACTCTAATCCTACGGCAGCAATTGAAGTACTACATAGTCTCAAGGATATTAAGACTGGTCGAAAGATAATTGTCTTAGGAGATATGCTCGAACTCGGGGATGCTGCAAAATCATTGCATGAATCTCTAGCTAGTCACATTGATCCTAAAGACTTTGCCAAAGTTTATCTAGTTGGCGATGACATGAAGTATTTGCGTGACAAACTAAGCGACAAATATAATTCAAGCAATCTTCTTTGGTATGGGAAAGATCAACTGAGTGAATTAACAAGCAATTTGCAACAAGAATTACAACCAAGTGACACCATCTTATTAAAGGCCAGTCATGGAATTCATTTAGAAAGCGTTTTACATGAACTAATTTAG
- a CDS encoding multidrug efflux MFS transporter: protein MASSTNEVPEPNNYWKKNLIVLWFSTFVSGIGFSMITPFMPLYINQLGNFTKSQLVIWNGIAFSSTFLVMAIISPIWGKIADRKGRKLMLIRASLGMAIVIFLQAFVTAPWQLVVLRLLQGVFSGFVSNSNTLIASTAPRSESGKALGTLNTGVISGTLLGPLVGGVIAQYFGYRIPFMITGSLLFIAFILVTIFIKEDFKPIPKGEEESTKEIFHKLKNPNLILAMFVTTMIIQTSNNSINPIISLYVKQLMHNSSQVTLVAGVVAAMPGIANIIAAPRFGALGDKIGTGKILIGGLIFAILVYIPQAFVTNVWQLAALRFLVGVSDACLVPQVQTILAKYTDSKYTGRIFGYNQSFQSVGNVCGPLWGSYITSALSYSAVFISTSGLALINFIWVFTHLKSRKNKTKL, encoded by the coding sequence ATGGCATCTAGTACAAATGAGGTGCCTGAACCGAACAATTATTGGAAAAAGAATCTTATAGTCCTTTGGTTTAGTACCTTTGTATCAGGTATTGGCTTTAGTATGATTACACCCTTTATGCCATTATACATTAACCAGTTAGGTAATTTCACAAAAAGTCAACTTGTGATTTGGAACGGTATTGCCTTTTCATCAACCTTCTTGGTCATGGCGATCATCTCTCCAATTTGGGGTAAGATTGCTGATCGAAAAGGTCGAAAATTAATGCTGATCCGAGCTTCACTAGGTATGGCGATCGTTATTTTCCTACAGGCCTTTGTAACTGCTCCATGGCAATTAGTTGTTTTAAGACTCCTTCAAGGTGTCTTCTCTGGATTCGTCAGTAATTCCAACACATTAATTGCTTCAACAGCTCCAAGATCTGAAAGTGGAAAAGCCTTGGGTACCCTAAATACCGGTGTTATTTCCGGTACGTTGTTAGGACCACTGGTTGGCGGTGTAATCGCACAGTATTTTGGTTATCGAATTCCATTCATGATAACCGGTTCATTACTTTTCATTGCCTTTATCTTAGTTACGATCTTTATTAAAGAAGATTTCAAACCGATTCCTAAGGGCGAGGAAGAATCAACCAAGGAAATTTTCCACAAGTTGAAAAATCCTAATTTGATTCTGGCGATGTTTGTTACAACTATGATTATTCAAACATCTAACAATTCTATCAACCCCATCATCAGTTTATACGTTAAGCAACTGATGCATAACTCCAGTCAGGTGACTTTAGTTGCGGGTGTAGTCGCCGCAATGCCGGGGATTGCTAATATCATCGCTGCACCAAGATTTGGTGCTCTAGGAGACAAGATTGGAACTGGAAAAATTCTAATTGGTGGTTTGATTTTTGCAATCTTAGTTTATATTCCACAAGCCTTTGTTACTAACGTTTGGCAATTGGCTGCCTTAAGATTTTTAGTTGGTGTCTCTGATGCCTGTCTAGTTCCGCAAGTTCAAACCATTTTGGCAAAGTATACTGATTCAAAATACACCGGACGAATCTTTGGTTACAATCAATCTTTCCAATCAGTCGGCAACGTCTGTGGACCACTTTGGGGTTCTTATATCACCAGCGCTTTAAGCTATTCAGCTGTCTTCATCAGTACCAGCGGTTTAGCATTGATTAATTTCATTTGGGTCTTCACTCATTTAAAGTCACGGAAAAATAAAACTAAATTATAA
- the abc-f gene encoding ribosomal protection-like ABC-F family protein — protein sequence MGTIQIKDVSFRYDQMATDLFNKINLKIDESWKLGLIGRNGRGKTTLLKMIIGKLNFSGEIVSNLNFYYYPQAIIDKNIPTVEVIKNLAQLEDYDLWKIEIELEKLQVDVDVLQQEFSTLSPGEQTKVLLAILFLDESGFQLIDEPTNHLDIEGRKAVADYLKGKKGFIIISHDKSFLNLVINHVISLDRNGVSIYKGNFDTWQQQKNCQDERELSQKRQLQKNINRLKVTASERKNWALESEANPDSTARKMMKKAQHVLKRVDKSVNEKQSLLKNIEIEGQLKFNYQELKYPKIFLQVVELSLKKGGITVPQVNFKIEVNQVVSLMGPNGIGKSSIVKNILGLSQFFEQSGDIQLAKGLKISYLRQDNELQGTIRQLAKQKQIEPELVFSNLRKLGFERYLFEQPIEQMSQGQRRKVALAVSLSEEANLYFWDEPLNYLDVITRQQIIEAIKKQHPTMLLIDHDIDLINSVSSVKVNLHY from the coding sequence ATGGGAACAATACAAATAAAAGATGTTAGTTTTAGATATGATCAAATGGCGACAGATCTTTTCAATAAGATCAATTTAAAAATAGATGAGTCGTGGAAACTAGGTTTGATAGGACGTAATGGTCGTGGTAAGACAACCTTACTAAAAATGATAATTGGAAAATTAAATTTTTCAGGAGAAATAGTTTCTAATTTGAATTTTTATTATTATCCACAGGCGATTATTGATAAGAATATTCCAACTGTTGAAGTTATTAAAAATTTGGCTCAATTAGAAGATTATGATCTTTGGAAAATTGAAATTGAGCTAGAAAAATTACAAGTTGATGTGGATGTTTTGCAACAAGAATTTTCAACATTAAGTCCTGGTGAACAAACTAAAGTATTATTAGCTATTCTGTTTCTTGATGAATCAGGTTTTCAACTGATTGATGAACCAACAAATCATTTAGATATTGAAGGTCGAAAAGCAGTGGCCGATTACTTAAAAGGTAAAAAAGGATTTATAATTATAAGTCATGATAAAAGTTTTTTAAATCTGGTGATTAATCATGTAATATCACTTGATCGAAATGGAGTTTCGATTTATAAAGGAAATTTTGATACTTGGCAACAGCAAAAGAATTGTCAAGATGAACGAGAATTATCTCAAAAAAGACAGTTGCAAAAAAACATTAATCGTTTAAAAGTTACGGCTAGTGAACGAAAAAATTGGGCATTGGAATCAGAAGCTAATCCTGATAGTACTGCCAGAAAAATGATGAAAAAGGCACAACATGTACTGAAACGAGTTGATAAATCGGTAAATGAGAAGCAGTCTTTATTGAAGAATATTGAGATCGAAGGGCAATTAAAGTTTAATTATCAAGAATTAAAGTACCCTAAAATATTTCTACAAGTTGTTGAATTATCTTTGAAAAAAGGGGGAATAACGGTCCCTCAAGTTAATTTTAAAATAGAAGTGAATCAGGTTGTTTCGCTTATGGGACCCAATGGAATTGGAAAAAGTTCAATTGTCAAAAATATTTTAGGGTTATCTCAATTTTTTGAACAGAGTGGAGATATCCAATTGGCTAAGGGACTAAAGATTTCCTATCTGCGTCAGGATAATGAGTTGCAAGGCACAATCAGACAATTGGCTAAACAGAAACAAATTGAACCGGAACTGGTTTTTTCAAATTTACGTAAATTAGGTTTTGAACGTTATCTCTTTGAACAACCAATAGAACAGATGAGTCAAGGTCAACGTCGGAAAGTGGCTTTGGCAGTCAGCTTGTCGGAAGAAGCTAATCTGTACTTCTGGGATGAACCGTTGAATTATTTAGACGTCATCACGCGGCAACAAATTATCGAAGCAATAAAAAAACAACATCCAACGATGCTGTTGATTGACCACGATATTGACTTAATCAATTCAGTTTCTAGTGTAAAAGTCAACTTACATTATTAG
- the acpS gene encoding holo-ACP synthase, with the protein MIKGLGIDIAEIDRVRKIYGRHPRFLEKILNADEIEVFNSLNTEKSKMTYLTGRFSVKESFTKAMGTGLRGIGFHDLSVLNHESGQPYIKTEIFKGNIHVSISDTDELVITEVILEEAK; encoded by the coding sequence ATGATCAAAGGATTAGGGATAGATATTGCAGAAATTGATCGTGTACGAAAAATTTATGGACGTCATCCACGTTTTCTAGAAAAGATTTTAAATGCTGATGAAATTGAAGTTTTCAATAGTTTAAATACTGAAAAGTCTAAAATGACTTACTTAACAGGACGCTTTTCAGTTAAAGAATCTTTTACTAAGGCTATGGGAACTGGTTTACGTGGCATTGGTTTTCATGATTTGAGTGTTTTGAATCATGAATCTGGTCAACCATATATCAAAACCGAAATTTTTAAGGGTAATATCCATGTATCCATTTCAGATACAGATGAACTAGTAATAACTGAGGTTATTCTAGAGGAGGCAAAATAA
- the alr gene encoding alanine racemase translates to MLPSIHRPAYVEVDLDKLKENMQNELKAVPNGTKIFAVVKANAYGHGLVKVAKAEIAFGATGLCVATLDEGLELRNNGVSAPILVLGIVPVEYAKVAARADISLTVGNLDWLKVAVELHAVNVKIHLGIDSGMGRIGFQEKADLIEACNFLNEHPEAFIPEGLYTHFATADSPDEKYFEKQVKDFKEMTSDLPTKFTYVHCANSATALWHRDLAVNMVRYGIAMYGLNPSGTDITKLPFKLEPALSLFSELVFVKKIKAGQSVGYGATYTSKEDEWIGTIPIGYEDGWLRRMQGCDVLINGQRCQSVGRVCMDQFMVRLPKELPVGTKVTLIGKDGNDEITATEAAKYAGTISYEILCSLSERLPRVYKN, encoded by the coding sequence ATGTTACCATCAATTCATCGTCCAGCCTATGTGGAAGTCGACTTGGATAAGTTAAAGGAAAATATGCAAAACGAGCTCAAGGCAGTTCCTAATGGCACAAAAATTTTTGCGGTTGTTAAAGCCAATGCTTATGGACACGGACTGGTAAAAGTTGCTAAAGCTGAAATTGCTTTTGGCGCAACGGGTCTGTGTGTAGCAACACTAGACGAAGGATTAGAGCTTCGTAATAACGGCGTTAGTGCTCCAATTCTAGTTTTAGGTATAGTTCCTGTCGAATACGCCAAAGTTGCCGCACGTGCCGATATTTCGCTTACAGTGGGCAATTTAGATTGGCTGAAGGTTGCAGTTGAATTGCATGCCGTGAATGTGAAAATTCATTTAGGAATTGACAGTGGCATGGGCCGAATCGGTTTTCAAGAAAAAGCTGATTTAATTGAAGCTTGCAATTTCTTGAATGAACATCCAGAAGCCTTTATTCCTGAAGGTCTTTATACGCATTTTGCTACAGCGGATAGTCCTGATGAAAAATATTTTGAAAAACAAGTTAAAGATTTCAAGGAAATGACTAGTGATTTACCAACGAAATTCACTTATGTTCACTGTGCTAATTCTGCTACAGCTCTATGGCATCGTGATTTAGCCGTTAATATGGTGAGATATGGTATTGCAATGTATGGCTTGAATCCGTCAGGGACTGATATTACTAAATTGCCATTCAAGTTGGAACCGGCTTTGAGTCTGTTTTCAGAGTTAGTCTTTGTAAAAAAGATTAAAGCGGGACAAAGTGTCGGTTATGGTGCCACTTATACTAGCAAAGAAGATGAATGGATCGGAACAATACCTATCGGCTATGAAGATGGTTGGTTGAGAAGAATGCAAGGTTGCGATGTTTTGATCAACGGACAACGTTGTCAAAGTGTTGGGAGAGTCTGCATGGATCAGTTTATGGTTCGCTTGCCAAAAGAATTGCCAGTGGGAACGAAGGTAACATTGATCGGTAAAGATGGTAATGATGAAATTACGGCAACTGAGGCCGCTAAATATGCAGGGACAATCAGTTATGAAATTCTTTGTTCTTTGAGTGAAAGATTGCCACGAGTTTACAAAAATTAA